The following proteins are encoded in a genomic region of Gimesia algae:
- the epmB gene encoding EF-P beta-lysylation protein EpmB: MAISLSETTWQKSLSQAIRDPRELISRLNLPQELLEPARSGAHLFPVMVPVSYLNRIEPGNLDDPLLKQILPVELENTDVPGFETDAVGDLKVRSTSGILQKYHGRALLMVSGACAIHCRYCFRRHYPYGDEPRTLAEWEPVWQSLQADSTIQEIILSGGDPLLLTDIRLNALCERIAVIPHVKRLRIHSRLPVVLPDRIHAGLLEMLQRLSEQGTMPWMVIHVNHPNEIAADVEFAIKQMLQAGIPVLNQSVLLKGINDTTETLIALSEKLVNLGVIPYYLHQLDRVTGAAHFEVLEEHGRKLIEELRTRLPGYAVPQYVREIPGEPHKTSLLG; this comes from the coding sequence ATGGCAATATCGCTTTCAGAAACGACCTGGCAAAAATCGCTGTCCCAGGCGATCCGTGATCCACGGGAACTTATTTCCAGACTGAATTTGCCGCAAGAGCTGCTGGAACCGGCCCGCAGCGGTGCGCATTTGTTCCCCGTCATGGTTCCAGTCAGTTATCTGAATCGAATTGAACCCGGTAATCTCGACGATCCGCTCTTGAAACAAATTCTGCCTGTTGAACTGGAAAACACGGATGTCCCGGGGTTTGAGACAGATGCTGTTGGTGATTTAAAAGTCAGATCCACGTCGGGAATCCTGCAGAAATACCATGGCAGGGCATTATTGATGGTCAGCGGTGCCTGTGCGATCCACTGCCGCTATTGTTTCCGCAGACATTACCCCTACGGCGATGAACCACGCACATTGGCGGAATGGGAACCGGTCTGGCAGTCCCTGCAGGCTGATTCGACCATTCAGGAAATCATTTTGAGCGGTGGGGATCCCCTCTTACTCACCGATATCCGCCTGAATGCGCTCTGTGAGCGGATCGCTGTAATTCCACATGTGAAACGACTCCGGATCCATAGCCGTCTGCCTGTTGTATTGCCCGATCGAATTCATGCTGGTTTGCTGGAAATGTTACAACGTCTGTCAGAGCAGGGCACGATGCCCTGGATGGTGATTCATGTGAATCATCCGAATGAAATTGCCGCTGATGTAGAATTCGCAATCAAACAGATGCTGCAGGCAGGCATCCCGGTTCTGAATCAGTCTGTATTATTGAAGGGAATTAATGATACCACTGAGACTTTGATTGCATTATCGGAAAAGCTGGTCAATCTGGGCGTCATTCCGTATTACCTGCATCAATTGGATCGTGTGACAGGTGCAGCCCACTTTGAGGTCCTGGAAGAGCACGGACGGAAACTGATTGAGGAACTGCGCACCCGTCTGCCAGGCTACGCGGTGCCTCAGTATGTCCGTGAGATTCCTGGTGAACCCCATAAAACTTCGCTTCTGGGGTAG
- a CDS encoding sodium:solute symporter family protein, whose amino-acid sequence MLLAAEKNVWLGLHTADWIILALYFVVILAIGLWSVKRVKDMADFFMGGRRFGKVFMMFFAFGSGTSSEQAISVVAGTWRAGLAGIWWQFLWLWATPFYWIVAPLMRRMRALTTADFFETRFNGPTAVMYSFYGIAISITFIAGGLFGTGKMVDALTGNELDRLSVEANIMVPAAEWDTTEKTFHITERRLQGYEFAILAVTVMFVIYGMAGGLGAAIITDFIQGILTIVFSFLLLPFVFFEIGGFGMLHQQSDLKKGMLDLTVSPELAATMGEPITPFYVCMLSITALAGIVIQPHIMGVCGAGKTEYEGRFGFTVGNFLKRFCTVAWTFTGLACIVWYMGDNSPLKTSPDPADQAVYQSLMLRASPEYDQLSDEEKAKVETTDKNFADKLFGMAAHDILPRIAPGLIGLLLASLLAAVMSTSDAQMIISSGLFTENIYRKCIAKNKSQRHYLWVGRVAGLVIVIMALILQTTFTDIIDALKIIVKTPACIGISLWFGIVWRRWNVISVWVSTITGIVVWSVVAFHADTLYNSGLLPESMFKSATEMKDVWQMFSFMSLAILSGILVSFLTPRQSQEKLDHFYKLMHTPVRLNEVIDAPCTLPAEPEPMGKKLFPNSKDIEIPYPTFQDLAGFALAWGAVAAIIFLTQFLAKVA is encoded by the coding sequence ATGTTGCTTGCTGCCGAAAAGAATGTCTGGTTAGGACTGCACACAGCCGACTGGATCATACTGGCTCTTTACTTTGTTGTCATTCTTGCCATTGGTCTCTGGTCTGTCAAAAGGGTCAAAGACATGGCAGACTTCTTCATGGGGGGCCGCCGTTTCGGGAAGGTCTTCATGATGTTCTTCGCCTTTGGCTCGGGAACGAGCAGCGAACAGGCCATCAGTGTCGTCGCTGGTACCTGGCGGGCAGGACTGGCGGGCATCTGGTGGCAGTTTCTCTGGTTATGGGCCACCCCGTTTTACTGGATTGTCGCGCCACTCATGCGCCGCATGCGTGCCCTGACGACGGCGGATTTCTTTGAGACCCGCTTCAACGGGCCGACTGCGGTCATGTATTCATTTTACGGGATTGCCATTTCGATTACTTTTATCGCCGGCGGCCTGTTTGGCACGGGAAAGATGGTCGATGCATTAACAGGCAATGAGTTGGACCGGCTTTCCGTTGAAGCTAATATCATGGTTCCGGCTGCAGAATGGGATACCACTGAAAAGACATTTCACATCACAGAACGTCGGTTACAGGGTTATGAATTTGCGATTCTGGCCGTGACTGTCATGTTTGTAATTTATGGTATGGCGGGTGGCCTGGGAGCCGCCATTATCACTGACTTTATCCAGGGGATTTTGACCATCGTGTTTTCATTCCTGCTACTGCCGTTTGTGTTTTTCGAGATCGGCGGGTTTGGAATGCTCCATCAGCAGTCGGATCTCAAGAAAGGCATGCTGGATCTGACGGTCAGTCCCGAACTGGCTGCCACGATGGGAGAACCGATCACCCCGTTTTACGTCTGTATGCTATCAATTACTGCTCTGGCCGGAATTGTAATTCAACCTCATATTATGGGTGTCTGTGGGGCAGGGAAGACCGAATATGAAGGCCGCTTCGGATTCACTGTCGGTAATTTCCTGAAACGATTCTGTACGGTCGCCTGGACGTTTACCGGACTGGCCTGCATTGTCTGGTATATGGGCGATAACAGTCCGCTGAAAACATCACCTGATCCAGCCGACCAGGCGGTTTATCAGTCTCTCATGCTGCGAGCCAGTCCTGAATACGATCAGCTTTCTGACGAGGAAAAAGCGAAAGTAGAGACCACCGATAAGAACTTTGCAGACAAGCTCTTTGGCATGGCGGCACATGATATTCTGCCACGCATTGCCCCCGGTCTGATCGGGCTGCTGCTGGCATCCCTGCTGGCGGCAGTGATGAGTACCAGTGATGCCCAGATGATTATTTCCAGTGGTTTATTTACGGAAAATATCTACCGAAAATGTATCGCCAAAAATAAGTCCCAGCGGCATTACCTTTGGGTAGGGCGCGTGGCAGGGCTGGTGATTGTGATCATGGCGCTGATCCTGCAAACTACGTTTACAGATATTATCGATGCCTTGAAAATCATTGTAAAAACGCCGGCCTGTATCGGTATCAGCCTCTGGTTTGGCATTGTCTGGCGACGCTGGAATGTGATATCTGTCTGGGTCTCAACGATCACGGGAATCGTGGTCTGGTCCGTCGTCGCGTTTCATGCAGACACCTTATATAACTCAGGACTGCTGCCGGAGAGCATGTTTAAATCCGCAACAGAAATGAAAGATGTCTGGCAGATGTTCTCCTTCATGAGTCTGGCAATTCTCAGTGGTATTCTTGTAAGCTTCCTGACACCACGCCAATCACAGGAAAAGCTGGACCATTTCTATAAGCTGATGCATACGCCGGTGAGACTCAATGAAGTCATCGATGCCCCCTGTACGCTGCCAGCAGAGCCGGAACCCATGGGTAAAAAGCTGTTTCCCAACTCGAAAGATATTGAAATCCCCTATCCTACATTTCAGGATCTGGCCGGGTTTGCTCTGGCATGGGGGGCGGTTGCTGCGATCATCTTTCTGACACAATTCCTGGCTAAAGTGGCCTGA
- a CDS encoding cytochrome c, translating to MNRPAFRWYGKPFYNTLAMICGALSSVILTGCGGSEPAPVTTQPTTPAPVTPPPQVAQNTQTTPAKTTPVKKEAELNDGRKMIDGIPYDVWFDNPLAVAGNQQSVTPVALPGNSVAATPTNRSPATEMKTPDTPAAASGGADWKTIIPMPVLDSLVKDIRNRLTKNMQSVGTYNTTYLELPTFTSTLAALAGIASEHPDDIGWKKNAKYLRDLSAGISSKQLMRGAKSYRDIQIPYEQMIVIMNGSLPAGVPDSEDKKPFSDVASMGDLMKRIDIASKWLKSNVGNADALKSEKEKVIEEAHLLAAIAKVITTEGYGYVDDNGFLGHANPMQEASLQMVEAAKADNFPEFDKGLTRVYKACTECHSEYKE from the coding sequence ATGAACAGACCGGCCTTCCGGTGGTACGGGAAACCGTTCTATAACACGCTTGCAATGATTTGTGGCGCACTATCATCCGTGATCTTAACAGGTTGTGGCGGAAGTGAACCTGCTCCCGTCACAACCCAACCGACAACTCCTGCACCGGTTACGCCCCCTCCGCAGGTCGCGCAAAACACACAGACTACACCTGCCAAAACGACACCCGTTAAAAAAGAAGCAGAGCTGAATGACGGTCGTAAAATGATCGATGGCATTCCTTACGATGTCTGGTTTGATAATCCACTGGCTGTCGCAGGGAACCAGCAGTCAGTCACCCCGGTCGCGCTGCCAGGGAATTCTGTCGCAGCAACTCCGACGAATCGCTCTCCTGCAACGGAAATGAAAACACCTGATACTCCTGCTGCTGCATCAGGTGGAGCTGACTGGAAAACGATCATTCCCATGCCAGTTCTGGATTCGCTGGTCAAGGATATTCGAAATCGCCTGACCAAGAATATGCAGTCCGTCGGAACTTATAACACGACTTATCTGGAGCTGCCCACGTTTACTTCTACTTTGGCAGCGCTTGCCGGAATCGCATCAGAGCATCCGGACGATATTGGCTGGAAAAAAAATGCGAAATACCTGCGTGATCTGTCAGCAGGGATTTCGTCGAAGCAGTTAATGCGGGGTGCCAAATCATACCGGGATATCCAGATTCCGTACGAGCAGATGATTGTAATTATGAATGGCAGCTTGCCCGCTGGGGTTCCCGATTCTGAAGATAAAAAACCATTCAGTGATGTCGCCTCAATGGGGGACCTGATGAAGCGGATTGATATTGCTTCCAAATGGCTGAAGTCCAATGTTGGCAATGCTGATGCTTTAAAATCGGAAAAAGAAAAAGTCATTGAAGAGGCACATTTACTGGCAGCCATTGCCAAAGTCATCACGACGGAAGGCTATGGATATGTCGACGACAACGGGTTTCTGGGACATGCAAATCCTATGCAGGAGGCCAGCCTGCAGATGGTAGAAGCAGCGAAAGCCGATAACTTCCCCGAATTTGACAAGGGCTTAACCCGTGTCTACAAGGCCTGCACTGAGTGTCACAGTGAATATAAAGAGTAG
- the efp gene encoding elongation factor P, producing the protein MPQISTGDFRKGVKVIVDGDPYEMIEVNFVKPGKGQALYRTKLRNLLKGTILDRTYKSGGESLEQADIRKGDGQYLYKDATGLHFMDNESFEQYTIGESVCGNAADYLLDGAICNLLFWNDQLIGMDPPQQVVVEVTYTEPAAKGNTATNVTKPATIETGATVQVPAFINVGEKIKVDTATGSYIERIRD; encoded by the coding sequence ATGCCACAAATCAGTACAGGCGATTTTCGCAAGGGTGTCAAAGTGATCGTCGACGGTGATCCTTATGAAATGATTGAAGTCAACTTTGTCAAGCCGGGCAAAGGACAGGCCCTGTACCGTACGAAACTGCGGAATCTGCTCAAAGGCACGATCCTTGACCGGACTTATAAAAGTGGTGGAGAAAGTCTGGAACAGGCCGATATCCGGAAAGGTGACGGACAGTACCTGTATAAAGACGCAACAGGTCTGCACTTTATGGATAATGAATCCTTCGAACAATATACAATTGGCGAGTCGGTATGTGGAAATGCAGCGGACTACCTGCTGGATGGTGCCATCTGCAACCTGCTGTTCTGGAATGATCAGTTGATTGGCATGGATCCGCCTCAACAGGTCGTGGTGGAAGTCACTTATACAGAACCCGCTGCCAAAGGGAATACCGCCACAAATGTGACCAAACCCGCCACAATTGAAACGGGCGCCACGGTACAGGTTCCCGCTTTCATCAATGTCGGCGAAAAAATCAAAGTGGATACCGCAACCGGTTCCTATATTGAACGAATTCGCGACTGA
- a CDS encoding phospholipase D-like domain-containing protein produces MDRSQIRNMLLQTFEDFQMTRSERTALSQIFSHISLTEHNLSLVRNEAFQIFRENKPAGVSDTQALSWLEDLMKILANANTIETTLSSEALFSPHDDCSHRICRLIASARKKLDICVFTITDDRVTESILDAHARQVQIRIVTDNDKSFDRGSDIERLERSGIPVRIDQTEYHMHHKFALFDSESVLTGSYNWTRSASRNNSENLVITNDPKLLVRFESEFEKLWNDFNV; encoded by the coding sequence ATGGATCGCTCACAAATTCGGAATATGTTACTGCAGACGTTTGAAGATTTTCAGATGACACGCAGTGAACGTACTGCTTTAAGTCAGATATTTTCGCATATCAGCCTCACAGAGCATAATCTATCTTTGGTTCGCAATGAAGCGTTTCAGATCTTTCGTGAAAATAAACCGGCAGGAGTTTCCGATACACAGGCACTTTCCTGGCTGGAAGATCTGATGAAAATCCTGGCCAATGCCAACACAATTGAAACCACTCTCAGCTCGGAAGCATTATTCAGCCCGCATGACGACTGCTCGCATCGAATCTGCAGGCTGATTGCTTCTGCTCGTAAGAAATTAGACATTTGCGTTTTTACAATTACAGATGATCGAGTCACAGAATCCATACTCGATGCACACGCGCGACAGGTTCAAATCAGAATCGTTACCGATAACGATAAATCCTTTGATCGAGGCTCTGACATTGAACGACTGGAAAGATCAGGCATCCCTGTAAGAATTGACCAGACAGAATATCACATGCATCATAAATTTGCCCTGTTTGATTCCGAGTCTGTTTTAACGGGCAGCTATAACTGGACACGCAGCGCTTCTCGAAATAATTCAGAAAACCTGGTGATCACTAATGATCCTAAACTGCTGGTACGTTTTGAATCCGAATTTGAAAAACTATGGAATGACTTCAATGTATAA
- a CDS encoding S1C family serine protease: MIRNLCHLGLLLSISLTFPGFVSTAEADWIELVSGHKIEGDVLKQSNDYLLVDIGFEVLRIPLEQIRSRSKSEKTADSKTPVSKSKDKIYSVAELPIKSIKELARLYGEAVTLVQTPSGLGSGFIINERGYCVTNYHVVEKETRIAVTIFHRTANGEFQRRQIKDVEILALNPFFDLALLRIPQQKDFTFRTVYLAENDQQREGEEVFAIGNPLGLERSVSRGIVSTRNRNRQGIVYIQTTTQINPGNSGGPLFNSRGEVIGVTNMKLILGEGLGFAIPITYVKHFLDNRDAFAFDKTSPNTGYRYFDAPRRKTPVSEK, from the coding sequence ATGATTCGCAACTTATGTCACCTCGGACTACTGCTCTCTATTTCATTGACGTTTCCTGGCTTTGTCAGTACTGCAGAAGCAGACTGGATTGAGCTGGTCAGTGGTCACAAAATCGAAGGCGATGTACTCAAGCAGAGCAACGATTACCTTCTGGTTGATATCGGATTTGAAGTGCTGAGGATCCCGCTGGAACAGATCCGATCTCGTAGTAAATCGGAAAAAACTGCTGATAGTAAAACACCGGTTTCTAAAAGTAAGGACAAAATTTACTCGGTAGCCGAACTGCCGATCAAAAGCATTAAGGAACTGGCGCGGCTTTATGGGGAGGCAGTGACACTCGTTCAAACCCCCAGTGGTCTCGGATCCGGTTTTATTATCAATGAGCGGGGATATTGTGTCACCAACTATCATGTCGTTGAAAAAGAAACCCGGATTGCTGTTACTATTTTTCACCGGACAGCCAATGGGGAATTCCAGAGACGACAGATCAAGGATGTGGAAATTCTCGCATTAAACCCCTTTTTTGATCTGGCACTTCTCAGAATTCCGCAACAGAAAGATTTTACATTTCGAACCGTCTATCTTGCAGAAAATGATCAACAGCGAGAAGGGGAGGAAGTCTTTGCGATTGGTAATCCGCTGGGCCTGGAACGCTCGGTTTCCCGCGGAATCGTGAGTACGCGCAATCGTAATAGGCAGGGTATCGTGTATATTCAGACGACCACTCAGATCAATCCTGGTAACAGTGGTGGTCCCCTGTTTAACTCCCGGGGTGAAGTCATCGGCGTCACGAATATGAAGCTGATTCTGGGAGAAGGACTGGGATTTGCGATCCCCATCACCTACGTCAAACATTTTCTTGATAACCGGGATGCATTTGCCTTCGATAAAACCAGTCCCAACACGGGGTATCGCTATTTTGATGCACCTCGCAGAAAAACTCCGGTTTCTGAAAAGTAA
- a CDS encoding TIGR01777 family oxidoreductase — protein MKLLISGSSGLVGSNLCQKLDSDPAYETVRLVRKQSSEKQETTVLWQPTSDGMDLSLFAGVDAVIHLGGVNIANKRWSPEIKQSIYNSRVQSTSLLANSMAQLDQPPSIFICASAIGYYGDRGDERLDENSERGNGFLADVCEGWETATQPARDAGIRVVNTRFGMILDKQGGALAQMLTPFKCGVGGKLGSGSQYWSWIALPDVVNAILFCLQHSEIEGPVNFVAPDEVTNLEFTKTLGKVLSRPTCLPVPAWAIKTIFGEMGQALMLCSARVTPHKLQATGYEFTYPKLEDAFRGLL, from the coding sequence ATGAAACTGTTGATTTCAGGCAGCTCCGGACTCGTCGGTTCTAACTTATGTCAGAAGCTGGATTCTGACCCTGCATATGAAACGGTGCGACTGGTTCGAAAGCAATCTTCAGAAAAGCAGGAGACGACCGTCTTGTGGCAACCCACCAGCGACGGCATGGATTTGAGTCTCTTTGCAGGAGTCGATGCAGTAATTCATCTGGGCGGCGTGAATATCGCGAACAAACGCTGGTCACCAGAAATAAAGCAGAGCATCTATAACAGTCGTGTGCAGTCAACCAGTCTGCTGGCAAATTCCATGGCCCAACTCGATCAGCCTCCCTCAATCTTTATCTGTGCTTCCGCGATCGGTTACTATGGAGATCGTGGTGATGAACGTCTCGATGAAAACAGTGAACGCGGAAACGGTTTTCTGGCCGATGTCTGTGAAGGCTGGGAAACAGCGACTCAGCCTGCCAGAGATGCGGGGATTCGTGTTGTCAATACGCGTTTTGGGATGATACTGGACAAGCAGGGGGGCGCTTTGGCGCAAATGCTGACGCCATTCAAATGTGGCGTTGGGGGTAAACTGGGAAGTGGCTCACAGTATTGGAGCTGGATTGCTTTACCGGATGTTGTGAATGCAATTCTGTTCTGCCTTCAGCATTCCGAGATTGAGGGGCCTGTTAATTTTGTGGCCCCCGATGAAGTCACCAATCTGGAATTTACTAAAACGCTGGGAAAAGTCCTCTCGCGTCCGACGTGCCTGCCCGTTCCGGCCTGGGCTATTAAAACGATCTTTGGAGAAATGGGGCAGGCGCTGATGTTGTGCAGTGCACGTGTCACTCCTCACAAACTGCAGGCAACTGGTTATGAATTCACTTACCCTAAACTGGAAGATGCATTTCGCGGCCTGCTGTGA
- the murD gene encoding UDP-N-acetylmuramoyl-L-alanine--D-glutamate ligase → MSILPYFIQNNDLAGKDVTVLGLGKFGGGVATVRFLAERGARVTVIDAKSAQALQDSLQKLEDCPEVTFQLGDQSPELTDIDLLVVNPAIPPGHALLRNATQQRIPVSSEIELFWQLNPGRVIGVTGSNGKSTTTAMIYNLLQAAGQRCWLGGNIGISLLPELEQIQSEDWVVLELSSFQLEALNRIQVSPQIAVVTNFSPNHLDWHQALTHYRQAKQTIMRWQNETDVAVLNQDDLELQTWQTPGDIFYFGTHAELAPDLFVDQDQFQFKDQKLALSPELEVPGSHNRWNAAAAILACRAAGIADHALKQGLESFTGLPHRLEFLGEFQQRKFYNDSLATTPESVICALEAFHNNPVILLAGGSNKQVDLTKFVEKLLTGTKATALMGQTGKLMHELLQERQDAIQESELAVMSLPQTSFEAAFDWAFQQSAPGDVILLSPGCASYDWFSSFVERGERFTALFRQLSDGV, encoded by the coding sequence ATGAGCATTTTGCCCTATTTTATTCAGAACAATGACCTGGCCGGGAAGGATGTTACCGTACTCGGTCTCGGGAAATTTGGAGGCGGTGTGGCAACCGTCCGATTTCTAGCTGAAAGAGGGGCACGGGTTACTGTCATTGATGCCAAATCAGCTCAGGCACTACAGGATTCCTTGCAAAAGTTGGAAGACTGTCCGGAAGTGACCTTCCAACTGGGAGACCAGTCTCCTGAATTAACTGACATCGATTTGCTGGTCGTGAACCCGGCGATTCCTCCCGGTCATGCCCTGTTAAGGAATGCCACTCAACAACGGATTCCAGTCAGCAGTGAGATTGAACTGTTCTGGCAGCTTAATCCGGGACGCGTCATCGGGGTCACCGGGAGCAATGGAAAATCCACAACGACTGCCATGATCTACAATCTGTTGCAAGCCGCCGGCCAGCGCTGCTGGCTGGGTGGGAATATTGGCATCAGTCTGTTGCCCGAACTGGAGCAGATTCAGTCCGAAGACTGGGTGGTGCTGGAATTGAGTAGTTTTCAGCTGGAAGCACTTAACCGTATCCAGGTCAGCCCGCAAATTGCCGTCGTCACAAACTTCAGCCCCAATCATCTCGACTGGCATCAGGCGCTGACGCATTATCGTCAAGCCAAACAGACGATCATGCGCTGGCAGAATGAAACGGATGTGGCAGTTCTCAATCAGGATGATCTGGAATTGCAAACCTGGCAGACTCCTGGAGACATCTTCTATTTTGGTACACACGCTGAACTCGCCCCTGATCTGTTTGTCGATCAGGATCAATTTCAGTTCAAAGATCAAAAGCTAGCACTTTCGCCCGAGTTGGAAGTACCCGGTTCTCACAATCGATGGAATGCAGCAGCAGCAATACTGGCGTGTCGGGCAGCGGGTATAGCTGACCATGCACTGAAACAGGGACTCGAGTCGTTCACCGGATTACCACATCGCCTTGAATTTCTCGGCGAATTTCAGCAGCGAAAATTTTACAATGATTCCCTGGCGACGACCCCGGAATCAGTCATCTGTGCCCTGGAAGCTTTTCACAATAACCCAGTGATCCTGCTGGCTGGTGGCTCAAATAAACAGGTGGACCTGACAAAATTTGTCGAAAAACTACTGACAGGTACCAAAGCGACCGCTCTGATGGGCCAAACAGGTAAGCTCATGCATGAGCTTCTGCAGGAAAGACAGGACGCAATTCAAGAGTCTGAACTTGCAGTAATGTCACTGCCTCAGACTTCTTTTGAAGCCGCTTTTGACTGGGCGTTTCAACAATCGGCTCCAGGGGATGTGATTTTGCTCTCACCTGGCTGTGCCAGCTATGACTGGTTTTCCAGCTTCGTAGAACGCGGCGAGCGCTTTACTGCCTTGTTCCGGCAACTTTCTGACGGCGTCTGA
- the miaB gene encoding tRNA (N6-isopentenyl adenosine(37)-C2)-methylthiotransferase MiaB produces MSHVDQTTESNSEHTPAETAESQVEVVTDHNHKLYIETVGCQMNMLDSELVVADLRKRGYELTQNVKEAETILFNTCSVREHAEHKIYSSLGRLRYGARKNPKKVIGVMGCMAQKDQKLIFQKAPQVDFVVGTGQLAQVSSLIDKARVNHSQNVRSRELAVGLGRKDGKLAEITNSFQSYDPLRDPEMRPSPYQAFVRIMIGCDKFCSYCVVPSTRGPEQSRSPREILSEVNVLADQGVKEVTLLGQTVNSYKHTQDGKLYRLSDLLYQIHDVEGINRIKFVTSYPKDMTTDLLEAIRDLPKATRYLHVPLQHGCNDVLKVMKRGYTVEDYREMMQRVNEILPGCSVSSDFIVGHPGETEESHQLSLESIREFRFKNSFIFKYSERPGTKAAERFKDEIPDEVKKRRNNEMLAVQNQISEEDNAEFIGKQVEVLVEGPSKSAQKAIEESLAEQLVGRSNCDRIVVFDGNPRLAGSLTRVEIFDVTPTTLIGGIVTKEFQHNPGSSLPILQ; encoded by the coding sequence ATGTCTCACGTTGATCAAACCACTGAATCAAATTCCGAACACACACCGGCTGAAACAGCTGAAAGCCAGGTAGAGGTGGTGACGGATCACAACCACAAGCTTTATATTGAAACTGTTGGCTGCCAGATGAATATGCTGGATAGCGAACTGGTCGTAGCCGATCTGCGGAAACGTGGCTATGAACTGACACAGAATGTGAAAGAGGCAGAAACCATTCTGTTTAATACCTGCAGTGTCCGGGAGCATGCGGAGCATAAAATTTATAGTTCCTTAGGCAGGTTGCGCTACGGCGCCCGGAAAAACCCCAAAAAAGTGATCGGGGTCATGGGCTGTATGGCACAGAAAGATCAGAAGCTGATTTTTCAAAAAGCCCCCCAGGTCGATTTCGTAGTCGGGACCGGCCAGCTGGCGCAGGTTTCCAGTCTGATCGACAAAGCACGCGTGAATCACAGTCAGAATGTGCGCAGCCGTGAACTGGCGGTGGGTCTGGGCCGCAAGGATGGAAAGCTCGCGGAAATCACTAACAGTTTTCAAAGTTATGATCCGTTGCGCGATCCTGAGATGCGTCCCTCGCCTTATCAGGCATTTGTGCGGATCATGATCGGTTGTGACAAATTCTGTTCTTACTGCGTCGTGCCTTCGACCCGCGGCCCCGAACAGAGTCGTTCTCCACGCGAAATTCTATCGGAAGTGAATGTTCTCGCTGATCAGGGAGTCAAAGAAGTCACACTGCTCGGTCAAACCGTCAACAGTTATAAACATACACAGGATGGTAAACTGTATCGCCTCTCTGATCTGTTGTACCAGATCCACGATGTGGAAGGGATCAATCGCATCAAGTTTGTTACCAGCTATCCCAAAGACATGACCACCGACCTGCTGGAGGCCATTCGGGATCTTCCCAAAGCCACCCGTTATCTGCACGTTCCCCTGCAGCACGGTTGCAATGATGTCCTGAAAGTCATGAAACGGGGTTACACGGTAGAAGATTACCGGGAGATGATGCAGCGTGTCAACGAGATTCTCCCCGGTTGCTCTGTCTCCAGTGATTTCATTGTAGGCCATCCCGGTGAAACCGAAGAATCACATCAACTCAGTCTGGAATCGATTCGCGAGTTTCGTTTCAAGAACAGTTTCATTTTCAAATACAGCGAACGTCCGGGTACGAAAGCCGCAGAGCGGTTCAAAGATGAAATTCCTGATGAAGTCAAAAAACGCCGCAACAATGAAATGCTGGCGGTGCAGAACCAGATCAGTGAAGAAGATAATGCGGAGTTCATTGGCAAACAGGTCGAAGTCCTGGTCGAAGGTCCCAGCAAGTCAGCTCAGAAAGCGATTGAAGAATCGCTGGCAGAGCAACTGGTTGGTCGGTCCAACTGTGATCGCATTGTGGTCTTTGATGGCAACCCACGATTAGCAGGCTCCCTGACCCGTGTGGAAATCTTCGATGTAACTCCTACGACTCTGATTGGCGGGATTGTCACGAAAGAATTCCAGCACAATCCCGGTTCTTCACTGCCGATCCTGCAGTAA